The following proteins come from a genomic window of Pyxidicoccus sp. MSG2:
- a CDS encoding alpha/beta fold hydrolase produces the protein MKSAFRGEQARGVLLKWYEHFRSRLKVPTESRTVRTRFGDTHVLVGGPEAGPNLVVLHGALASSAHVLHELAPLLERFRVHAVDIVGQSVKSADARPSVSNNEYGAWLTDVLDGLSLQRTHVVGVSWGGFVAIRLAASAPERIDRLALLVPAGVVNGSPWAGFTRLALPMMLYRLFPSERRLEAFTRNLLTTRDDDWRPYLGDAFRAYNMDMRVPALAKPEELSRLKAPTLVLGADLDVSIPGQKLLDRAPQLFPTLADRELLKDCLHCPPTTDAFRRWLSERISGFLLAS, from the coding sequence ATGAAGTCCGCGTTTCGAGGCGAGCAGGCCAGGGGCGTGCTCCTGAAGTGGTACGAGCATTTCCGCAGCCGCCTGAAGGTGCCCACCGAGAGCCGCACCGTGCGCACGCGCTTCGGAGACACCCACGTGCTCGTCGGAGGACCGGAAGCCGGCCCCAACCTGGTGGTGCTCCACGGCGCGCTCGCCAGCTCCGCGCACGTGCTCCACGAGCTGGCGCCGCTGTTGGAGCGCTTCCGCGTCCACGCGGTGGACATCGTCGGGCAGTCGGTGAAGAGCGCGGACGCGCGGCCCTCGGTGTCCAACAACGAGTACGGCGCGTGGCTGACGGACGTGCTCGACGGGCTGTCGCTCCAGCGCACGCACGTGGTGGGCGTCAGCTGGGGCGGCTTCGTGGCCATCCGCCTCGCGGCGTCCGCGCCCGAGCGCATCGACCGGCTCGCCCTCCTCGTCCCCGCGGGCGTGGTGAATGGCTCGCCGTGGGCCGGGTTCACCCGGCTGGCCCTCCCGATGATGCTCTACCGCCTGTTCCCCTCGGAGCGGCGCCTGGAGGCGTTCACCCGGAACCTGCTCACCACCCGGGATGACGACTGGAGGCCCTACCTGGGCGACGCCTTCCGCGCGTACAACATGGACATGCGGGTGCCGGCGCTCGCGAAGCCGGAGGAGCTCTCACGGCTGAAGGCACCCACGCTGGTGCTGGGCGCGGACCTGGACGTGAGCATCCCGGGACAGAAGCTGCTCGACCGCGCGCCCCAGCTCTTTCCCACGCTCGCGGACCGGGAGCTCCTCAAGGACTGCCTCCACTGCCCGCCGACGACGGACGCCTTCCGGCGCTGGCTGTCGGAGCGCATCAGCGGCTTCCTGCTCGCGAGCTGA
- a CDS encoding double-CXXCG motif protein, whose protein sequence is MRLFRVGNVFPSRSSWSVRASSKWWLPGIHCPTCDEVWSGTGEAYPAVDLSELSEHRKFKARVEEDFKEFTRLRELVRPLAPEGAPLEPGANFGPLVGSGRGRLPQLFFATPWQLVMRREALQQLQAAGLRGLLGCRTELRLREKDPIELQELQLELRGRLHPDCLPRGLPPPCVTCGRLAFTFPREPILDVMALPEGRDLFRLANFTTAIIGTERFVETVRQLGFEEVEFRELPAR, encoded by the coding sequence ATGCGGCTGTTTCGTGTCGGGAACGTGTTCCCATCGCGCTCCTCATGGAGCGTTCGAGCAAGCTCCAAATGGTGGCTTCCCGGCATCCACTGTCCCACGTGCGATGAAGTCTGGAGTGGCACGGGGGAGGCGTATCCGGCGGTGGACCTGTCGGAGCTGTCAGAGCACAGGAAGTTCAAGGCCCGCGTGGAAGAGGACTTCAAGGAGTTCACGCGGCTGCGAGAACTGGTGCGCCCTCTGGCTCCTGAAGGTGCGCCGCTTGAGCCAGGAGCGAACTTCGGCCCGCTGGTTGGCTCCGGGCGAGGCCGGCTTCCGCAGCTCTTCTTTGCCACTCCGTGGCAACTGGTCATGCGCAGGGAGGCGTTGCAGCAGCTCCAGGCTGCGGGTCTGCGTGGTCTGCTGGGTTGTAGAACGGAGCTGCGGTTGAGGGAGAAGGACCCAATCGAGTTGCAGGAACTGCAGCTTGAACTACGTGGACGGCTGCATCCCGATTGCCTGCCCCGGGGCCTGCCTCCTCCGTGCGTGACGTGCGGCCGGCTTGCGTTCACCTTTCCCCGGGAGCCCATCCTTGATGTCATGGCTCTTCCCGAGGGGCGGGATCTCTTCCGGCTCGCCAACTTCACAACGGCCATCATCGGGACAGAGCGGTTCGTGGAAACGGTGCGGCAGCTCGGGTTCGAAGAAGTGGAGTTCCGCGAGCTGCCGGCACGCTGA
- a CDS encoding zinc-dependent alcohol dehydrogenase family protein — MSGTMKQWRLEQPGRQHLRLADVAIPKPGAGEVLVRVSAVSLNYREKLLLDGGGYAGMTEPLVPTSDMAGQVVATGAGARRFQEGARVIANFQTDWVDGPPPRQMRSLGASAPGVLAEYVAMPEGWLVASPTTVDDAQASTLPCAGLTAWTALTGSGAPLPGQTVVTQGTGGVSLFAVQLASAMGAKVIVLSGDEGKLVRAKALGAAHGLHRRHTPDWDAAVLELTGGQGADHILELVGGDNLGRSAKALAPGGRISLIGVFEGFDVRFPTVPLMQRHGIIQGIFVGHRRGLEDLVRAVDALALKPVIDTVYPLAEFPKALEHLDRGPFGKLVVRVR; from the coding sequence ATGAGCGGCACGATGAAGCAGTGGCGGTTGGAGCAGCCCGGCCGGCAGCACCTGAGGCTGGCGGACGTGGCGATTCCGAAGCCGGGCGCGGGCGAGGTGCTGGTTCGCGTCTCGGCCGTCTCCCTCAACTACCGCGAGAAGCTCCTGCTGGATGGCGGTGGCTACGCGGGCATGACGGAGCCCCTCGTCCCCACGTCCGACATGGCGGGCCAGGTCGTCGCCACCGGCGCGGGCGCGCGGCGCTTCCAGGAGGGCGCGCGAGTCATCGCCAACTTCCAGACGGACTGGGTGGACGGGCCGCCGCCCCGCCAGATGCGCAGCCTGGGCGCCTCCGCCCCCGGCGTGCTGGCCGAGTACGTGGCCATGCCGGAGGGTTGGCTGGTCGCCTCGCCCACGACGGTGGATGACGCGCAGGCGAGCACGCTGCCCTGTGCGGGGCTCACCGCGTGGACGGCGCTGACGGGCTCGGGCGCGCCGCTGCCAGGGCAGACGGTGGTAACGCAGGGCACGGGAGGTGTGTCCCTGTTCGCGGTGCAGCTCGCTTCGGCCATGGGGGCGAAGGTCATCGTGCTCTCAGGAGACGAGGGCAAGCTCGTCCGTGCGAAGGCGCTGGGCGCGGCGCATGGCCTGCACCGGCGTCACACGCCCGACTGGGATGCGGCGGTGCTGGAGCTCACCGGGGGCCAGGGGGCGGACCACATCCTGGAGTTGGTTGGGGGCGACAACCTCGGCCGCTCGGCGAAGGCGCTGGCGCCCGGTGGACGCATCTCCCTCATCGGCGTGTTCGAGGGCTTCGACGTGCGCTTCCCCACCGTGCCACTGATGCAACGGCATGGCATCATCCAGGGCATCTTCGTCGGCCACCGGCGCGGCCTGGAGGACCTGGTGCGCGCGGTGGACGCGCTCGCGCTCAAGCCGGTCATCGACACCGTGTATCCCCTCGCCGAGTTCCCCAAGGCGCTGGAGCACCTGGACCGTGGGCCCTTTGGCAAGCTCGTCGTCCGCGTCCGCTGA
- a CDS encoding leucine-rich repeat domain-containing protein translates to MAAKQDWGRDAPVKEVWARVEAAGTPEWRTKLAPWWKGTTEQVVLIHEGDLEADSLVVGPQPLVVTGSVRLKGLLEDGHEADHTLLVVLGDLEVENVATFSAMFIAGNVRIRGMLFGDSLGDDVFCVGGGLKARTLVEEHHHLHVYGALDVDALVGSKLTATEKPRKKLEPHEALLPGTFTVEDEDEGDVTDSTLDRKGLLAKLRAGAPVLADTRLGPAEKAIAAVKEKAARGEKAMRLGLAQKKLKTIPEEVFSLTGLESLTLDTNDIAEISPRIGELRALKSLSLESLPLTTLPVELCRLPALKKLSLRYCNNLTRLPDAFGELEALEELYLDAMALEGFPEVLTRLPRLKKLWFWRFFKTTPGQVQLLVDGLGRMPKLTHAGFFQGELSALPGGLAPLARLKQFKLGLDRVPEPEVKRLEAALPPGRLHVGY, encoded by the coding sequence ATGGCGGCGAAGCAGGACTGGGGGCGAGACGCCCCGGTGAAAGAGGTATGGGCACGCGTGGAGGCGGCGGGGACGCCCGAGTGGCGGACGAAGCTGGCCCCGTGGTGGAAGGGCACCACCGAGCAGGTCGTCCTCATCCACGAGGGGGACCTCGAGGCCGACTCGCTCGTCGTTGGCCCCCAGCCGCTCGTCGTCACCGGCAGCGTCCGATTGAAGGGGTTGCTCGAGGATGGCCATGAGGCCGACCACACCCTCCTGGTGGTGCTGGGAGACCTGGAAGTGGAGAACGTGGCGACGTTCTCCGCCATGTTCATCGCGGGCAACGTCCGGATTCGGGGGATGCTCTTCGGTGACTCGCTCGGGGATGACGTCTTCTGTGTCGGCGGAGGGCTGAAGGCGCGCACCCTCGTCGAGGAACACCACCACCTTCACGTGTACGGCGCGCTCGACGTGGACGCCCTCGTGGGCAGCAAGCTCACCGCGACGGAGAAGCCCCGCAAGAAGCTGGAGCCGCACGAGGCGCTCCTGCCGGGCACCTTCACCGTGGAGGACGAGGACGAGGGCGACGTCACCGACTCGACGCTGGACCGGAAGGGGCTCCTCGCGAAGCTGCGCGCGGGGGCGCCCGTGCTGGCGGACACCCGGCTCGGCCCGGCGGAGAAGGCCATCGCCGCCGTGAAGGAGAAGGCGGCGCGGGGCGAGAAGGCGATGCGACTGGGGCTCGCCCAGAAGAAGCTGAAGACCATCCCCGAGGAGGTCTTTTCACTCACCGGGCTGGAGAGCCTCACGCTGGACACCAATGACATCGCGGAGATTTCCCCGCGCATCGGCGAGCTGCGGGCGCTGAAGAGCCTGAGCCTGGAGAGCCTGCCGCTGACGACGCTCCCAGTGGAGCTGTGCCGGCTCCCCGCGCTGAAGAAGCTGAGCCTGCGCTACTGCAACAACCTCACCCGGCTCCCGGACGCGTTCGGTGAGCTGGAGGCGCTGGAGGAGCTGTACCTGGACGCGATGGCGCTGGAGGGCTTCCCCGAGGTGCTGACGCGGCTGCCCCGGCTGAAGAAGCTCTGGTTCTGGCGCTTCTTCAAGACGACGCCGGGCCAGGTCCAGCTCCTGGTGGACGGGCTCGGGCGGATGCCGAAGCTGACACATGCCGGCTTCTTCCAGGGGGAGCTGTCCGCGCTGCCGGGGGGACTCGCGCCGCTCGCCCGGCTCAAGCAGTTCAAGCTGGGGCTGGACCGCGTCCCCGAGCCGGAGGTGAAGCGACTGGAAGCGGCGCTGCCACCCGGACGCCTGCACGTGGGGTACTGA
- a CDS encoding LysR family transcriptional regulator: MTDRLSGVLTFVQAAEAGSFALAAERMGLSRSAIGKSIARLEERLGTRLFQRTTRSQSLTDDGQAFYERCVRALAELEAAEAALDSGRRAPTGRLRVSMPVLFGRHCAAPLLWELTREHPGLEVEISFSDRVVDLIEEGYDMAVRVAPLADTANLTARRLGVQEMVVCASPAYLAKHGSPRTLDELERHEAVVYGRNGVSKQWCFPDGQGGMRQVAVPSRLRLDDVETIADAAVQGAGLAWLPCWLVGERLRKKQLTLVLRDMPRYGNEIFAVWPQNKHLPSKVRTAIDVLVAHIPGRLSAVHR, translated from the coding sequence ATGACGGACCGACTCAGCGGAGTGCTCACCTTCGTCCAGGCCGCGGAGGCCGGCAGCTTCGCGCTCGCCGCCGAGCGCATGGGCCTGTCGCGCTCGGCCATCGGCAAGAGCATTGCCCGGCTGGAAGAGCGGCTGGGCACGCGCCTGTTCCAGCGCACCACGCGCAGCCAGAGCCTCACCGACGACGGACAGGCCTTCTATGAACGCTGCGTGCGCGCGCTGGCGGAATTGGAAGCCGCCGAGGCCGCGCTGGACTCCGGCCGCCGTGCCCCCACCGGCCGCCTGCGCGTGAGCATGCCCGTGCTGTTCGGCCGGCACTGCGCGGCGCCGCTGCTGTGGGAGCTGACTCGCGAGCACCCGGGACTGGAGGTGGAAATCTCCTTCAGCGACCGCGTGGTGGACCTCATCGAGGAGGGCTACGACATGGCCGTCCGCGTCGCGCCGCTCGCCGACACCGCCAACCTGACGGCGCGCCGGCTGGGAGTGCAGGAGATGGTGGTGTGCGCCTCACCGGCGTACCTCGCGAAGCACGGCAGCCCCCGGACGCTGGACGAGTTGGAGCGGCACGAGGCCGTCGTCTACGGCCGCAACGGCGTCTCCAAGCAGTGGTGCTTCCCGGACGGCCAGGGTGGCATGAGACAGGTGGCCGTGCCGTCCCGCCTGCGCCTCGACGACGTGGAGACCATCGCCGACGCCGCCGTGCAGGGCGCCGGGCTGGCGTGGCTGCCGTGCTGGCTCGTCGGAGAGCGCCTGCGCAAGAAGCAGCTCACCCTGGTGCTCCGAGACATGCCCCGCTACGGCAATGAAATCTTCGCCGTCTGGCCGCAGAACAAGCACCTGCCCTCGAAGGTGCGCACCGCCATCGACGTGCTGGTGGCGCACATCCCCGGGCGGCTGAGCGCGGTCCACCGTTAG
- a CDS encoding TetR/AcrR family transcriptional regulator — protein MPRRTKLAPRKTPTQERSRATVDALVQATADLLVRDGYEKLTTNRVAERAGVNIASLYQFFPGKEALVAEVRRRHVDAQQVAMREAMTELRGEGLEATVRALVSMGVAAHAVNPKLHHALTEELPARVSRVGQPEEDPVLAEARKLFERLAVGVEDLERALWMVDTVSHAVIHRGVIERPQDLASGALTEELVTLLLRYLRRR, from the coding sequence ATGCCGCGCAGGACGAAGCTCGCGCCGCGGAAGACGCCCACCCAGGAGCGCTCCCGCGCCACGGTGGACGCGCTGGTGCAGGCGACCGCGGACCTCCTGGTGCGCGACGGCTACGAGAAGCTGACCACCAATCGCGTGGCCGAGCGCGCCGGGGTCAACATCGCGTCGCTGTACCAGTTCTTCCCCGGCAAGGAGGCGCTCGTGGCGGAGGTGCGCCGCCGCCACGTGGACGCGCAGCAGGTGGCCATGCGAGAGGCCATGACGGAGCTGCGAGGGGAGGGGCTGGAGGCGACGGTACGCGCGCTCGTCTCCATGGGCGTCGCGGCGCACGCGGTGAACCCGAAGCTCCACCATGCGCTCACGGAGGAGCTGCCGGCCCGCGTCTCGCGAGTGGGTCAGCCGGAGGAGGACCCCGTGCTCGCCGAGGCGCGCAAGCTGTTCGAGCGCCTCGCCGTGGGCGTCGAGGACCTGGAGCGGGCCCTGTGGATGGTGGACACCGTCTCGCATGCCGTCATCCACCGGGGCGTCATCGAGCGTCCCCAGGACCTCGCGAGCGGAGCGCTCACCGAGGAGCTCGTCACCCTGCTGCTGCGCTACCTACGGCGCCGGTGA
- a CDS encoding lipocalin-like domain-containing protein, whose product MHLSRSLTLAAVSLLLLAAAPREKVSTKELAGTWTLVLCDNVYPDGRRVQLYGPQPQGLLMFDGQGRYSLHILRTGRARFASNDKSQGTPDEYKATVQGSNSHFGRYTVDGAEGTLTFHIDHASFPNWEGTEQRRGFTLTGDELTYTVPVPTSGGTAAVGEVKWRRANQAPSPAP is encoded by the coding sequence ATGCACCTGTCCCGAAGCCTCACCCTCGCCGCCGTGTCCCTGCTGCTCCTGGCCGCCGCCCCTCGTGAGAAGGTGTCCACGAAGGAGCTCGCGGGGACGTGGACGCTCGTGCTCTGCGACAACGTGTATCCCGACGGCCGGCGCGTGCAGCTCTACGGCCCCCAGCCCCAGGGCCTGCTGATGTTCGACGGCCAGGGCCGCTACTCCCTCCACATCCTCCGCACGGGCCGCGCCCGCTTCGCGTCCAATGACAAGAGCCAGGGCACGCCGGACGAGTACAAGGCCACGGTGCAGGGGAGCAACTCGCACTTCGGCCGGTACACGGTGGATGGCGCGGAAGGCACCCTCACCTTCCACATCGACCACGCCTCGTTCCCGAACTGGGAGGGCACCGAGCAGCGGCGCGGCTTCACGCTCACCGGCGACGAGCTGACGTACACCGTCCCCGTCCCCACGAGCGGCGGCACGGCGGCCGTGGGCGAGGTAAAGTGGCGGCGCGCAAACCAGGCGCCCTCACCGGCGCCGTAG
- a CDS encoding TIGR02269 family lipoprotein produces MKNWRLLVCGLLVTACASTNIAQQRWETADAEPETEECDDPGADRCTMFICGVGACGLYYCKDVDPGGIVRAQAVAPIRPPMPGVAAPFPTPANPQRYWGSMQGLPRDAAPIFIIPWHETEEEYAARLRKEQEDQPKRTWVKHHVFPRAFKTWFNARGVNIHEWTLVVDKQVHLKIHRGAAGGPWNAEWYLYIIDNPLGNPQAIHLFATQMIFRYDLSGPVVPYSRKKAIPLFPNIEEDIH; encoded by the coding sequence ATGAAAAACTGGCGATTGCTGGTGTGTGGCTTGCTGGTGACGGCGTGCGCTTCAACGAACATTGCTCAGCAACGCTGGGAGACGGCGGACGCGGAGCCGGAGACCGAGGAGTGTGACGACCCCGGAGCGGATCGATGCACCATGTTCATCTGCGGGGTGGGGGCGTGCGGCCTCTACTACTGCAAGGACGTGGACCCGGGCGGCATCGTTCGGGCGCAAGCCGTGGCGCCCATCCGGCCTCCGATGCCTGGAGTCGCAGCGCCGTTCCCGACGCCGGCCAACCCCCAGCGCTACTGGGGAAGCATGCAGGGGCTACCCAGGGATGCGGCACCCATCTTCATCATCCCCTGGCATGAGACCGAGGAGGAGTACGCAGCTCGGCTCAGGAAGGAACAGGAGGACCAACCCAAACGAACCTGGGTCAAGCATCATGTCTTCCCCCGGGCGTTCAAGACGTGGTTCAACGCCAGGGGAGTGAACATCCATGAGTGGACGCTGGTCGTCGACAAGCAGGTCCACTTGAAGATTCATCGAGGCGCAGCGGGCGGACCTTGGAATGCAGAGTGGTACCTCTACATCATCGATAATCCACTGGGGAATCCGCAGGCCATCCACCTCTTCGCGACGCAGATGATTTTCCGCTACGACCTCTCGGGGCCCGTCGTGCCGTACTCGCGAAAGAAGGCCATTCCCCTGTTCCCCAACATCGAAGAGGACATCCATTAG
- a CDS encoding phospholipase D-like domain-containing protein produces MLWKSASLRRALATVLCTSAVIGCEPLPSEPDVGDADLGTAQAGIRSASGTLGGKVVWAHFNNPPAYSGRDYTITDELKRLINEVPAGGTIRGAIHSLSIDGVADALLAAQNTRGVTVYLVLDGKNAPSTDPAVNTIRQVANTRFCTNSSGGGGCISTTSASNMHTKMFTFSATKDPNGVLRPYVSWFGSANLTYTSGTDAFNNTLTVYDAVTLYDGLNANHSDMWNRRHYSGNDYYDSASGRGYYLANPADAYASPEAAGQTDTIVTRLNDVTPDGNCRVRIGMAFVTTGRPALLSQIKSMKAGGCAVWMVVSGNPTDGIDMSQSVYNELLDAGVAIHRRDKVHDKFFLVYGKYGSSYAYRVYSGSQNWSQDALSENEELFVKMAPETGSVHPMYDAYYTHFNDAYNGGVACTKSNYPCR; encoded by the coding sequence ATGCTTTGGAAGTCCGCTTCGCTTCGGCGAGCCCTCGCCACCGTCCTCTGCACGTCGGCCGTCATCGGCTGCGAGCCACTGCCTTCCGAGCCCGACGTCGGTGACGCGGACCTGGGTACCGCGCAGGCCGGCATCCGCTCCGCGTCCGGGACACTGGGCGGCAAGGTGGTATGGGCGCACTTCAACAACCCGCCCGCGTACAGCGGCCGGGACTACACCATCACCGACGAATTGAAGCGGCTCATCAACGAAGTACCGGCGGGCGGCACCATCCGCGGCGCCATCCACTCGCTGAGCATCGACGGGGTCGCGGATGCGCTGCTCGCGGCGCAGAACACGCGCGGCGTCACGGTGTACCTGGTGCTGGACGGGAAGAACGCGCCGTCCACGGACCCGGCGGTGAACACCATCCGGCAGGTCGCCAACACGCGCTTCTGCACCAACTCGAGCGGAGGCGGTGGCTGCATCAGCACCACGTCCGCCAGCAACATGCACACGAAGATGTTCACGTTCAGCGCGACCAAGGACCCCAACGGGGTGCTGCGCCCCTACGTGTCCTGGTTCGGCTCGGCGAACCTGACGTACACGAGCGGCACGGACGCGTTCAACAACACCCTCACCGTGTACGACGCCGTCACGCTGTACGACGGCCTCAACGCCAACCACTCCGACATGTGGAACCGGCGTCACTACTCCGGCAACGACTACTACGACTCGGCGAGCGGCCGGGGCTACTACCTGGCGAACCCGGCGGATGCGTACGCCTCGCCCGAGGCGGCGGGACAGACGGACACCATCGTCACGCGCCTGAATGACGTCACGCCGGATGGTAACTGCCGGGTGCGCATCGGCATGGCCTTCGTCACCACCGGGCGGCCCGCGCTGCTGTCGCAAATCAAGAGCATGAAGGCCGGGGGCTGCGCGGTGTGGATGGTGGTGAGCGGCAACCCGACGGACGGCATCGACATGTCGCAGTCCGTCTACAACGAACTGCTCGACGCGGGCGTTGCCATCCACCGCCGCGACAAGGTGCACGACAAGTTCTTCCTCGTGTACGGCAAGTACGGCTCCAGCTACGCGTACCGCGTCTACTCGGGCTCACAGAACTGGTCCCAGGACGCGCTGAGCGAGAACGAGGAGCTCTTCGTGAAGATGGCGCCCGAGACAGGCTCCGTGCACCCGATGTACGACGCGTATTACACGCACTTCAACGACGCCTATAACGGCGGCGTGGCGTGCACGAAGAGCAACTACCCCTGCCGCTGA
- a CDS encoding CGNR zinc finger domain-containing protein, producing the protein MARSKRPTPEPHVAPTGELREGFKFRSGRLALDLPASLAARLKAEPRDLLETPRDLGRWLVAAGLAAKDPRPSDEELHQARELREALYRLARACVRGEDFDSKDRALVNRWAAEPPPAPQLGPEGLTWTSGGVRSLLAAVARDGVELLGGPLAERIRNCEGEGCALLFVDTSRSGQRRWCSMSGCGNKAKVEEFRRRQREDGR; encoded by the coding sequence ATGGCACGCTCGAAACGTCCCACCCCGGAGCCGCACGTGGCGCCAACAGGCGAGCTGCGGGAAGGGTTCAAGTTCCGCTCCGGCCGGCTGGCCCTGGACCTGCCGGCGTCGCTGGCCGCGCGGCTCAAGGCCGAGCCGCGGGACTTGCTGGAGACTCCGCGGGACCTGGGCCGCTGGCTCGTGGCCGCTGGGCTGGCGGCGAAGGACCCGAGGCCCTCGGACGAGGAGTTGCATCAGGCGCGTGAGCTGCGCGAGGCCCTCTACCGGCTGGCGCGGGCGTGCGTGCGCGGAGAGGACTTCGACTCGAAGGACCGGGCGCTGGTGAACCGGTGGGCGGCGGAGCCTCCCCCGGCGCCGCAGCTGGGTCCCGAGGGGCTCACCTGGACGAGCGGTGGCGTGCGCTCCCTGCTGGCGGCGGTGGCGCGGGACGGTGTGGAGCTGCTGGGTGGCCCGCTCGCGGAGCGCATCCGCAACTGTGAAGGGGAGGGCTGCGCGCTGCTCTTCGTGGACACCTCGCGCTCCGGCCAGCGGCGCTGGTGCTCCATGTCCGGCTGCGGCAACAAGGCGAAGGTGGAGGAGTTCCGCCGCCGGCAGCGGGAGGACGGCCGCTAA